The DNA region tttcttttttgaacttttaattttttattgggatatagccaattaacaatgttgtgatagtttcaggtgagcagcaaagggactcagccatacatatacatgtatccattctttcccaaaccccctcccattcaggctgccacataacattgagcagagtcccatgtgttaatacagtaggtccttgttagttacccattttaaatacagcagtgtgtacatgaccatcccaaactccctaactatcctttccacctggcaaccataagttcattttctaagtctgtgagtctctttctgttttgcaagatcatttgtatcatttctttttagattccacatataagggatgtcatatgatatttctccttctctgtctgatttacctcactcagtatgacacttgctaggtccatccatattgctgcagatggcattatttcattctttttaatgtatgagcccaattcttgcatctccttatatctagaaaagcaccagATTCCTTCATGGTGATAtctgctccttgtgactagcagaaacctgcaaaaatatgtgcttgattgtatgaactcccccttcaccaaaatcacacctccccctgcccccccacccatCTCTTTGGAGCATTTTCTCAGAAATATCTGAAATGCTGTCATAGCCTGAGCTATGATTCTCATTttgcccaaataaaacttaactcatgactctcacattgtgctttttttttttttaagtcagtaagGGAtagtttggtgtgtgtgtggggggtaagcaaatagaaataaagaacacaggcagaggaaaagaacagaaaaatctgtgggaaaaggaaaagaagcagtCAGATCAGGAGCCAGAAGGAACAGAAGGGAATAAGGTTACTGACTTACTGCATTTCCTTGAGAATGTCTCGTCTCTTCAGCAGAGCTATCAGCAGGCTCTTAGTTTGGATGCCCGTGACCCTTGCCATAAGGTATAAGGCCTTAGCCCGCACATTTTTATCGCTGTCCatcaatcccacagccagggGAATCGCAAAGAGACGGCTCATGAAGCCTAGCttctccaatccctcccaggctGTCTCCCGGACCTCTGGATTGGAATGAGTTGTGTCTTCCATGAGGCAACAAGCAGTCTCAGAGTGCCACCTTGGAGACACTTGATGGGAGGCAAAAATCTGTGCCAGGATACTGATATATGTCTTGTATTGCTCTATAGAACAGTAAACTCTGAGGTTGAGGACGGTCTCAATTATAGTATTGATAAGTCCTTCATCCAGTTTTCTTCCCATCCAATTTTGACTGGCCAAGTTTACAAGAATATCAAAGAAAGTTTGTTTCCCCAGCATGGGTTTTTGGTCTGGTTTCCTCTTtgagattttctgttttattgaagtCACAGGTGACAGTGCCTGACTTCTGCTGAGTCCAGTCATGTCCCAGTCCTTATCTTGGTAGGATAGGTAGAGATCACAGTGCAAGAAGACGGGGGTACCCTCAGGCCAAAGACGGGCACGGATCACTGAGTTGGGGATGTAGCCATCCGGAGGAAAGGGCCAAGGCCGCCCTTGACCAAAGAAATGACATAATATCTGGTAGGGTTTCAACCCATCCCAGCCGGCCAGTCGCAACTGAGAAGGAACCACGAATGGGGGACGATCACGCTTGGGAGTAAGAGTAGGAAAATCAGTATACTTATCTTCCAAAAAATGCAATGTGGGTCCCTCCTGCATCACAGAGGACTCAGGCCTCTCTTCCTCTACAACATGGGGCACAGTATGGTCAAAGGCAATCATCCGTTTGTTAACAAGGGCCTCTAGCCCCTGTAATTCCTGCGACCCTTGACCAAAGTAGACAAATTTGGGTACAAATACTTTTTCGAATGAAAAGAAGAAGCTAGGCAGGAAGGGTTTAGGGGCTTCTTGTATGTCATCTGCATTGTTCAGGAGAGTTAGGTGAATcagctgggctggagggagcagTTTTAAGCAGGATACCAGGTAAAGACTCTGGTTAAAAGTCAAAAGCAGGTCACCCCGGTTATTGGCAAAGCACAGTGGGCCAAAATGTAGCGCAGAGTCCAACTCGGTTATGAGTTTCCCATGGAAGTCCCAGATCCGGACTGAGCCGTTAGTGTCTCCTGTGACAAAAAGTTTCAGGGAAAGGCAAACATCAAATGAAGTGATGGCACACTGGTGCAGGCATTTTGTCTCTTTAAACTCAGATCTCTGCTTTGAGCCTGGAGATGTCAGAAAGTCCTGATAACTCCAGAGATGCCAGTGGTGGTTCTCAGTGATGGCACCCACAGAACCTGGCAAGAGTATCACGTGTTTTAGGGGGCAAACACAGAGAATTTTGCTGACAGGCTGCAGGACTACCCTGTCCCCCTGCAGAACAGCTTCTGTCAGATATACAGTATTATCCATGCCATAGGAACAGAGCAAGGAGTACTCCTGGGGACCCTCCAGGGTAGACAATGCCAGGACTGCCCCAGAGTGAAGAATCTTTGCTGCTCGGGCACAGCTGTAGTGGGAGAGGATTCTCACAGTGCCGCTGTCATGCCCACTGAACATCAGTCCTACAAGGCCCTTACCCAAGTGGTATTGCCCATAGGCCAGGCATTTGACTCTATCCCCAAGGCTTCCTGAAGGACACAAAAGATACTTGGCTGTGCAAGGAGAGCGTGTTGCATCAAACACCAGCACCTCTGAACTATCTGTTGCCACAAAGAGCTCCTCTCTGTGTGAGTCATAGGCCCAAGCCACAGCCTGATCCATGATAAGTAGAGGCCAGGTGATAACCAGGAGATCTCCCGTTACTGGAGACAAGAAGCGCAACAGACCATCCTTAGTGGCACATAAGATCCGAGTCCAGTTATGGCCACAGCAGACCCGCCGCACCTCCTGGGGAGCAGAACCACAGATATTGAAGAGGCTATAAAAGTAGGGCAGGTGATACAATGAGACAGTGTGGTTAGTCTGGCAGAAAAAGGTGCTATTATCAATGAACTGCAGTCTCTGCATGTTCTTATCAATATCCAGCTGCCGCAGCAAGTTCCCAAAGGCAAGGTTCCATTCCTTCACTACACCTTCACCGCCCGCTGTTAGTAAGGTATAGGTCTCTGACCGGCTTTGGATACACATCACTGATGAGGAATGAGCCTGGAAGCTGTGGAGGAAGTTACCTCGGTCTAGACCCCAAGCATGGATTTCTCCATCCTTGTTTCCAACATAGAAGTAGCCCTGAGATAAACAAGTGAAGGAGCAGGTGATGGTGGAGCCACTGTTGATGGGAGTGAACTTCTTCACCTCTTCCAGTTGGCCCTGACCTTGGTGGGTGAAGACTCTCACCTTATTTTCACAATGAGCCAGCAGGGAGCCCGGGGGGGCATTCAGGGAAAAGCCTTGAACAAGCTCACCACCAGGCATAGGCACAGTTTGGGCCATTTGCAGGCCCCTGCCGTTCGGCAAGATAAACCAGGTGACCACAGCCCCCAGGGTACCAGAGAGAAGCATCTCAGTTTCTGAGTCATAGCTGAGGCAGCTGATGGAGAAACGACAGGGGACCATACCCAGAGATATGAACCCTTGATGGTGATCCCCAAAGAGCCACAGGCGCATGTCATCACAGTAAGCAATTAACATGTGATAGGGACCTGTGTGGACCATTGCTTGGATGGGTGGCACTTGAGCCATCACATGGAACTTTATCTTTTTTATCACTCCTTCCTTTTCTGCAGCTTTCTTCTGAATCCAGAGTACTGCCTAGAAGAGGATGAGAGATGAAAGCCTCACCATGGAGGAAGTCTGCTCCCCAATGTGAGGGGTAGATGGacctccctggtgggccagtggctacggctctgtgctcccaatgcagggggcctgaatttgatccctggtcagggaaccagatcctacatgccacagcaaagatcaaagatcccacatgctgcaactaagacctggcacagctaaataaataaaaattttaagtgaggGGTAGAAAAAGGTTGAATGTTTAGATCCCTTTTCCCTCTTGTGGGTCTAAGAAAAGACTGAATAGCTTGACTTTGGGAGTTTCCTGATGCTAGGAGTCAGGTGTGTGATAGAAGCACTATGCTTAAGGCTCTTTCCTTGGCCTTTAGCCTACTTTATGCGGAATATGAATTCTGTCAGCCTGATGTCTAGAGGGGAGGAAGGATCACCGCATCCAGGGCAGAGTGGGATATAGAGATGGGTATTACAATGAGCTAGCTTAGAATCACCCTCAGCATCCTGAGATGAGGGCAGTTGAAGTATGTGCATGTAAAGTGGATTAAGAACGaggtaggggacttccctggtggtccaaagattaggaatttgcctgccaatgtaggggacatgggttcattccATGGCCTGGGACTattcacatgctgtggagcagctaagcctgtgtgccacaaataTTGAGTCTGTGCTatagagcccacgagccacaactagtGGGCCTATGCAGCGTGACTGCTGaaacctgtgtgccctagagtGCATGCTCCGTGACAAAAGAAGCCACTTCAGTGAGAAagccgctcactgcaactagagagtagcccccattcatcACAACTGGAGAACGGCTaagcccagcaacaaagacccagggcagccaaataaataaatacaattaaaaaaaaaaaaaaaagaatgagggggAAAAAGGATGACGTAACTTTACCTGCATTTGTTTTGAATACAGTTTTGCCCGGTTTAAGGAGACAAAATAGTTGTCATCAATGGAGTAGAAGCAGATGAAAGGTTTGCTCTCAGGATGGTGAGACTCTTGGCATAGAATCTCAGCCCAGTCACTCAGCATGTTCACATGACCCGCTGTCTTTTCATCAACCTGAGAGAGAGGAGTGACCTGAGCTAAGAGGGTTGAATCCCCACATACTCattcatttaatgaatatttactgagggATTAGTGGAAATCTGTTCTTTTGCTAACCAACATTTATTCACCCTACTTCTAGAAAGCACAATTGGGGGAGCTATCCTCTCTTCCCTAGCCCTCAGAATGCATCCTAATTCATCAAAGTATCTGCCAGCCTTTCTCACCAAAGTTCCATAAAAGAAGTAAGCCCCAACACCCCAACATATCTATTCTATATAATGGGTATTAATTCTTCCCTATGCATCTGGAATGCTACTAGTTATGTACCATCCTTAAGAGAACTGAGAAAATAGTCACTCAAATCATTGTCTGTGTCCTATGGGTCAGATGAGGTACCACCTTTGAGAAAGGCTGGTGGTATGTTTGTGACAGACACTGGGGATATAATGCTGAGCAAAAGAGACACGGGCTAAGCTCTTAAAAGATAAGAGTCCAGTGGAACAGATGCTAAGCACACAACTCACACCtgactgtatgtatgtatgtatgcatgtatgctcagtcgctcagttgtgtcctactcattgcgaccccatggactgtagcccgcctggctcctctgtccatggggttttcctggcaagaatactgaagtggggtgtcatttcctcctccaggggatcttcctgacccagggatcaaacctgtgtctcccacgtctcctgcattggcaggcagattctttactactgagccttcTAACAAATGACTATACAAAACGAAGTCTTCAAAAGAAATACAATCCCATATG from Cervus elaphus chromosome 4, mCerEla1.1, whole genome shotgun sequence includes:
- the LOC122686856 gene encoding WD repeat-containing protein 87-like — translated: MSFKCWDITRTSTSPRLIPKWKDLKPLLKDILKDKQVDEKTAGHVNMLSDWAEILCQESHHPESKPFICFYSIDDNYFVSLNRAKLYSKQMQAVLWIQKKAAEKEGVIKKIKFHVMAQVPPIQAMVHTGPYHMLIAYCDDMRLWLFGDHHQGFISLGMVPCRFSISCLSYDSETEMLLSGTLGAVVTWFILPNGRGLQMAQTVPMPGGELVQGFSLNAPPGSLLAHCENKVRVFTHQGQGQLEEVKKFTPINSGSTITCSFTCLSQGYFYVGNKDGEIHAWGLDRGNFLHSFQAHSSSVMCIQSRSETYTLLTAGGEGVVKEWNLAFGNLLRQLDIDKNMQRLQFIDNSTFFCQTNHTVSLYHLPYFYSLFNICGSAPQEVRRVCCGHNWTRILCATKDGLLRFLSPVTGDLLVITWPLLIMDQAVAWAYDSHREELFVATDSSEVLVFDATRSPCTAKYLLCPSGSLGDRVKCLAYGQYHLGKGLVGLMFSGHDSGTVRILSHYSCARAAKILHSGAVLALSTLEGPQEYSLLCSYGMDNTVYLTEAVLQGDRVVLQPVSKILCVCPLKHVILLPGSVGAITENHHWHLWSYQDFLTSPGSKQRSEFKETKCLHQCAITSFDVCLSLKLFVTGDTNGSVRIWDFHGKLITELDSALHFGPLCFANNRGDLLLTFNQSLYLVSCLKLLPPAQLIHLTLLNNADDIQEAPKPFLPSFFFSFEKVFVPKFVYFGQGSQELQGLEALVNKRMIAFDHTVPHVVEEERPESSVMQEGPTLHFLEDKYTDFPTLTPKRDRPPFVVPSQLRLAGWDGLKPYQILCHFFGQGRPWPFPPDGYIPNSVIRARLWPEGTPVFLHCDLYLSYQDKDWDMTGLSRSQALSPVTSIKQKISKRKPDQKPMLGKQTFFDILVNLASQNWMGRKLDEGLINTIIETVLNLRVYCSIEQYKTYISILAQIFASHQVSPRWHSETACCLMEDTTHSNPEVRETAWEGLEKLGFMSRLFAIPLAVGLMDSDKNVRAKALYLMARVTGIQTKSLLIALLKRRDILKEMQQDFIGEISLDQLLGIQATGIQYLLTQVEQRLNENLTLSHREEKPPLVLVISRDHELEAPDEQTLKIWSEPAKIAKPKQRMTHVVTAKSKNLSMYGVTYRVYLGPTLGHQKAGSISPSYIKRYQW